A genome region from Nocardia sp. NBC_01730 includes the following:
- a CDS encoding acyl-CoA dehydrogenase family protein, producing MRREIYTEDHEAFRQLVREFIEKDVVPHYAEWERAGRMPRTVFARLGSLGVLGVAIPSEYGGAGERDYRYNAVLQEEAARALVTLSTVRTQLDVILPYFLEYADEQQRQRWFPGLASGELLTAIAMTEPGTGSDLAGMRTSAVRDGEDYVLNGAKTFITGGLLADLVIVVARTATDPENRRAGLTLLVVEDGMPGFERGRVLDKMGCKVQDTVELSFDDVRVPAVNRLGEEGAAFGYLGNNLAQERMTVAVGSVAQARAAVTTTIDYVKQRKAFGTPVASFQNTKFELASMSAEIEAAQTMVDRAVLDLVEGELSGADAARVKLFTTEVQGRVVDRCLQLFGGYGYMTEYPIARLYTDARVARIYAGTSEVMKVIIAKSLGL from the coding sequence TTGCGCCGGGAGATCTATACCGAGGACCACGAAGCATTCCGGCAGTTGGTGCGGGAATTCATCGAAAAGGATGTCGTTCCGCATTATGCCGAGTGGGAGCGTGCTGGCCGGATGCCCCGCACGGTCTTCGCTCGCCTCGGATCGCTGGGCGTACTCGGGGTGGCTATTCCATCGGAGTACGGCGGGGCAGGGGAGCGAGACTATCGCTACAACGCAGTGCTACAAGAAGAAGCGGCCCGCGCGCTGGTAACGCTGAGTACGGTGCGCACGCAGCTCGACGTCATCCTGCCGTACTTCTTGGAGTACGCCGACGAACAGCAGCGGCAGCGCTGGTTTCCCGGCCTCGCGAGCGGCGAGCTGTTGACGGCCATCGCGATGACGGAGCCAGGGACCGGCTCCGATCTGGCGGGTATGCGCACCAGTGCCGTGCGTGACGGTGAGGATTACGTACTCAATGGTGCCAAGACCTTCATCACCGGTGGGCTGCTCGCCGACCTGGTGATCGTGGTGGCGCGCACGGCGACCGACCCGGAGAACCGGCGAGCTGGTCTGACCCTGCTCGTTGTCGAGGACGGTATGCCTGGGTTCGAGCGTGGTCGGGTACTGGACAAGATGGGTTGCAAGGTGCAGGACACCGTCGAGCTGTCCTTCGATGACGTGCGGGTTCCCGCGGTGAACCGGCTCGGCGAGGAGGGCGCGGCCTTCGGTTACCTCGGCAACAATCTGGCGCAGGAACGGATGACCGTGGCCGTCGGGTCGGTCGCCCAGGCGCGGGCAGCAGTCACTACGACGATCGACTATGTCAAGCAACGCAAGGCATTCGGGACTCCGGTTGCTTCTTTTCAGAACACGAAATTCGAGCTCGCCTCGATGTCTGCGGAGATCGAGGCCGCGCAAACCATGGTGGACCGGGCAGTTCTCGATCTTGTCGAGGGCGAACTGTCCGGCGCGGATGCCGCGCGGGTCAAACTGTTCACCACCGAAGTACAGGGCCGGGTGGTGGACCGCTGTCTGCAGCTGTTCGGTGGCTACGGCTATATGACCGAGTACCCGATCGCCCGCCTGTACACGGATGCGCGCGTCGCCCGGATCTACGCGGGAACCAGCGAGGTCATGAAGGTGATCATCGCCAAGTCTCTGGGGTTGTGA
- a CDS encoding SDR family NAD(P)-dependent oxidoreductase, with the protein MAIKNALFDLTGRTALVTGAAGGIGSAVAQAFATAGAAVVVTDVDGAAAAAVAEKISANGGKAASAALDVRDRAAADTAVAKAVDLGDGTLHILVNNAGVTDPAMFADTTEESIRRLIDIHLMGTFICSQAALPKLATNGTGRIINVTSSAGIVGTLGQVNYSAAKAGIIGVTKSLARELARKNILVNALAPLAATPMTSTIRTDEKFAAQMLARIPLRRWAEPEEIAGAFVFLASDASSFVTGQVLPVDGGMVM; encoded by the coding sequence ATGGCCATCAAGAACGCACTCTTCGATCTGACCGGGCGCACTGCGCTGGTCACCGGGGCCGCCGGCGGTATCGGGTCGGCCGTCGCCCAGGCTTTCGCCACTGCGGGTGCCGCGGTGGTGGTCACCGATGTCGACGGAGCCGCGGCTGCGGCGGTAGCCGAGAAGATCTCGGCCAACGGGGGCAAAGCCGCCAGTGCCGCGTTGGATGTGCGGGATCGCGCGGCGGCCGACACCGCAGTCGCCAAGGCGGTGGACCTGGGCGACGGGACGCTGCACATTCTGGTGAACAACGCGGGCGTGACCGACCCGGCAATGTTCGCGGACACCACCGAAGAGTCGATTCGGCGGTTGATCGATATCCACCTGATGGGCACCTTCATCTGCTCGCAGGCCGCACTCCCGAAACTGGCGACGAACGGCACCGGGCGGATCATCAACGTGACCTCGTCGGCGGGCATCGTCGGCACCCTCGGACAGGTGAACTATTCGGCTGCCAAGGCGGGCATCATCGGCGTGACGAAGTCCCTCGCGCGTGAATTGGCCCGCAAGAACATCCTGGTGAACGCGCTGGCACCGCTCGCGGCGACCCCGATGACGAGCACCATTCGCACCGACGAGAAGTTCGCGGCCCAGATGCTCGCCCGCATTCCGTTGCGCCGGTGGGCTGAGCCCGAGGAGATCGCGGGTGCCTTTGTCTTCTTGGCCTCCGATGCGTCGTCGTTCGTCACCGGGCAGGTGCTGCCGGTGGATGGCGGCATGGTGATGTGA
- a CDS encoding enoyl-CoA hydratase/isomerase family protein, producing the protein MSDEKESVVGASLISEDRNGVRTLTLHRPQRKNAIDRALWVALRDALDAAGHDPAVRVLVITGAGGAFCSGADIAEPDPTHPVDKMRRLTDVALLLHELPIPTIAKVNGVAVGAGWNLALGCDLVVATPESRFSQIFARRGLSVDLGGSWLLPKLVGLQQAKRLALLTEMIDAEQARALNLVTWVVPESEVDEFVLELAARLVAGPPVALAQTKALLNEGADRTLRDALASEARAQAVNFATADAAEAFAAFAEKRDPEFTGRWSVSGRAVPL; encoded by the coding sequence ATGTCTGACGAGAAGGAGAGTGTTGTGGGTGCGTCGCTGATATCGGAGGATCGCAATGGCGTGCGAACCCTGACCTTGCACCGGCCGCAGCGCAAGAACGCGATCGACCGAGCATTATGGGTGGCGCTGCGTGATGCGCTGGATGCCGCGGGACACGACCCCGCCGTTCGCGTGCTGGTCATCACCGGCGCGGGTGGGGCGTTCTGTTCCGGAGCTGATATCGCCGAGCCGGACCCCACCCATCCCGTCGACAAAATGCGCAGATTGACCGATGTGGCGCTACTGCTGCATGAGCTGCCGATTCCCACGATCGCAAAAGTGAACGGCGTGGCGGTCGGTGCGGGCTGGAATCTCGCCCTCGGCTGCGATCTGGTGGTGGCTACGCCGGAGTCGCGATTCTCGCAGATTTTCGCCCGCCGGGGGCTTTCCGTGGATCTCGGTGGCTCGTGGCTACTGCCGAAGTTGGTCGGATTGCAGCAGGCAAAGCGTCTGGCGCTGTTGACCGAGATGATCGACGCGGAGCAGGCGCGCGCACTGAACCTGGTGACCTGGGTGGTACCCGAATCGGAAGTCGACGAGTTTGTCCTCGAACTTGCCGCACGGCTCGTTGCAGGGCCGCCTGTCGCACTTGCTCAGACCAAAGCGTTGTTGAACGAAGGCGCTGACCGGACCCTGCGGGATGCGCTGGCCAGTGAGGCCCGTGCGCAGGCGGTGAACTTCGCGACGGCCGATGCGGCGGAGGCTTTCGCCGCATTCGCCGAGAAGCGAGATCCGGAATTCACCGGCCGCTGGTCGGTGTCCGGACGGGCAGTTCCGCTGTGA
- a CDS encoding thiolase family protein: MREVVVVEAVRTPFGKRNGGLSSTHPADLSAVVLNALIERTGIDPAVIDDVIWGCVSQVGDQSSNIGRYSVLAAGWPESIPGTTVNRACGSSQQALEFAVQGVMSGQQDVVVAGGVEVMSRVPLGAAKGDGVPYGPNVLARYDDYSFNQGISAELIAQKWGLSRRVLDEFASASHELAAAAQDRGAFDGQIVAVVTEDGNLTADEGVRRGTTPDKLAALKPAFQDGGVIHAGNSSQISDGAAAVLVTTPEKAREIGLTPLVRYQAGVVTGSDPVLMLTGPIPATEKVLRRAGLALSDVGVFEVNEAFAPVPLAWLAETGADPRLLNPLGGAIALGHPLGGSGAGLLTRMIHHMRDKGIRYGLQTMCEGGGTANATIVELVTR, translated from the coding sequence ATGCGTGAAGTAGTTGTTGTCGAGGCGGTTCGTACGCCGTTCGGCAAGCGGAACGGAGGGTTGTCCTCGACCCATCCGGCCGATTTGTCCGCCGTCGTGCTGAACGCACTGATCGAGCGCACCGGGATTGATCCGGCGGTGATCGATGATGTCATCTGGGGTTGCGTATCCCAGGTCGGTGACCAGTCGAGCAATATCGGGCGCTACTCGGTGCTGGCCGCGGGCTGGCCGGAGAGCATTCCGGGGACGACAGTCAACCGGGCCTGTGGTTCGAGTCAGCAGGCATTGGAATTCGCCGTTCAGGGCGTGATGTCCGGGCAGCAGGACGTCGTCGTCGCGGGCGGCGTGGAGGTGATGAGCCGGGTGCCGCTCGGCGCGGCGAAAGGCGACGGTGTTCCGTATGGGCCCAACGTTCTTGCGCGCTATGACGATTACTCCTTCAATCAGGGGATATCCGCAGAACTGATTGCGCAGAAATGGGGTCTGTCTCGACGTGTCCTCGATGAATTCGCCTCGGCGTCACACGAGTTGGCCGCCGCCGCGCAGGACCGGGGTGCTTTCGACGGGCAGATCGTTGCTGTTGTCACGGAGGACGGGAACCTGACGGCCGATGAAGGCGTGCGCCGCGGCACCACCCCGGACAAGCTCGCCGCCTTGAAGCCGGCCTTCCAGGACGGTGGCGTGATCCACGCGGGCAACTCCTCCCAGATCTCCGACGGGGCGGCCGCCGTGCTGGTGACGACACCGGAGAAGGCCCGCGAAATAGGGCTGACGCCGCTAGTGCGCTACCAGGCCGGTGTGGTGACGGGCTCTGATCCGGTGCTGATGCTGACGGGCCCGATTCCGGCGACGGAGAAGGTGCTGCGTAGAGCTGGCCTGGCCTTGTCCGACGTCGGTGTCTTCGAGGTGAACGAGGCATTCGCTCCGGTCCCGCTGGCATGGCTCGCTGAGACCGGTGCTGACCCGCGGCTGCTCAATCCACTGGGCGGGGCCATCGCACTCGGCCACCCGCTTGGTGGTTCGGGAGCGGGTCTGCTGACCCGAATGATTCATCACATGCGCGACAAAGGAATTCGCTACGGCCTGCAGACGATGTGCGAGGGTGGCGGCACCGCCAACGCCACCATCGTCGAGCTGGTAACCCGATAA
- a CDS encoding acyl-CoA dehydrogenase family protein yields the protein MNFELSEDQQLIRKSVAELAKRFDDQYWMKKDQAHEFPTEFYNAIAAGDWLGITIPEEYGGLGLGITEATLLLEEVSRSGGGMNAASSIHMSIFGMHPVVVHGSDELKRRTLPRIAKGDLHVCFGVTEPGAGLDTTRITTFAKRDGDDYVVNGRKVWISKAMESEKILLLTRTQSYDQVEKKTDGMTLFLTDLDRDRVDIRPIAKMGRNAVTSNELFIDDLRIPVADRVGEEGKGFKYLLDGLNPERMLIAAEALGLGRVALDRAVKYACQREVFGRPIGMNQGIQFPLADSLTHLDAAELVLRKATWLYDNGKPCGREANTAKYLCADAGFTATDRALQTHGGMGYAEEYNVGRYFREARVMKIAPISQEMILNYLGSHTLGMPRSY from the coding sequence ATGAATTTCGAACTGAGCGAGGATCAGCAACTGATTCGCAAGTCAGTTGCCGAACTGGCGAAGAGGTTCGACGACCAGTACTGGATGAAAAAGGACCAGGCGCACGAATTTCCGACAGAATTCTACAACGCCATTGCCGCAGGCGACTGGCTCGGCATCACTATTCCAGAGGAATACGGCGGCCTCGGTCTCGGTATCACCGAGGCGACGTTGCTGCTCGAGGAGGTATCGCGCTCTGGTGGCGGCATGAATGCCGCCAGTTCCATCCACATGTCGATCTTTGGCATGCATCCGGTGGTCGTGCATGGCTCGGATGAGCTCAAGCGCCGAACGTTGCCCCGCATCGCCAAGGGCGATCTGCATGTTTGCTTCGGCGTGACCGAACCGGGTGCCGGGTTGGATACCACACGTATCACCACCTTCGCTAAACGCGACGGTGACGACTACGTGGTGAACGGGCGCAAGGTGTGGATCTCCAAGGCCATGGAGTCGGAAAAGATCCTGCTGCTGACTCGTACCCAGAGCTATGACCAGGTCGAGAAGAAGACCGATGGCATGACGCTGTTCCTCACTGACCTGGACCGGGACCGGGTCGATATCCGGCCGATCGCGAAAATGGGACGCAACGCGGTCACTTCGAATGAATTGTTCATCGACGATCTCCGGATCCCGGTGGCTGATCGAGTCGGCGAGGAGGGCAAGGGGTTCAAGTACTTACTCGATGGTCTGAACCCCGAGCGGATGCTGATCGCGGCGGAGGCCCTCGGTCTGGGCCGGGTGGCGTTGGACAGAGCCGTGAAATATGCCTGTCAGCGCGAGGTGTTCGGCCGGCCGATCGGTATGAACCAAGGTATCCAATTTCCGCTCGCGGACTCGCTGACCCATTTGGACGCCGCCGAACTGGTACTGCGCAAGGCGACGTGGCTCTACGACAACGGCAAGCCATGCGGGCGTGAGGCGAACACCGCCAAGTATCTGTGCGCGGACGCCGGGTTCACCGCGACCGACCGTGCGCTGCAGACACACGGCGGGATGGGTTACGCCGAGGAATACAACGTTGGTCGTTATTTCCGTGAGGCGCGCGTTATGAAGATCGCGCCGATCAGTCAGGAAATGATTCTGAACTATTTGGGATCACACACTCTAGGTATGCCGAGGAGCTACTGA
- a CDS encoding CaiB/BaiF CoA transferase family protein yields MVQPAPDDRPAADAPLAGVTVVSLEQAVSAPMCTRTLADFGARVIKVENPKGGDFARHYDDVVNGLAAHFVWVNRGKESVTLDLKSLGGLEVLHRLLERADVLVSNLAPGATARLGVAPADLADRYPELIAVEIDGFGAGGPLSGKRAYDLLAQAESGVCAVTGQAGAPAKPGPPVADVTSGLYAALSILATLCGQQRRGGRGAAISVSLFDTMAEVMGYHLTYTRHSGVDQQPLGMSSPAVAPYGAYPTADGQTVVLGTTNDSEWQRLARELLRRPDLAEDARFRTNPDRVRHRQVLDGEIGDWCARHDLGHVQKAADAAGIGNARYNLPSEVLVHPQLTTRDRWRSIDSPVGPIPALLPPPIIAGFEPPMGAVPALGQHTNAVLTELGLSDDEITWLRVQGAIGPAYH; encoded by the coding sequence ATGGTGCAGCCGGCGCCGGATGACAGGCCAGCAGCGGACGCACCGCTGGCCGGTGTCACCGTGGTGTCACTGGAGCAAGCGGTATCCGCGCCGATGTGTACTCGGACCCTCGCCGACTTCGGGGCCAGGGTGATCAAGGTGGAGAACCCGAAGGGCGGCGATTTCGCCCGGCATTACGACGACGTGGTCAATGGCCTCGCCGCTCATTTCGTCTGGGTGAACCGTGGGAAGGAGTCGGTCACCCTTGACTTGAAATCGCTTGGCGGACTGGAGGTATTGCACCGGTTACTGGAGCGCGCCGACGTGCTCGTCTCCAATCTCGCGCCGGGGGCGACCGCTCGGCTGGGGGTCGCGCCCGCCGATCTGGCCGACCGCTATCCCGAGCTGATCGCGGTGGAGATCGATGGTTTCGGCGCGGGCGGTCCGTTGTCGGGTAAACGTGCTTACGACCTCCTCGCGCAGGCGGAGTCCGGGGTGTGTGCGGTCACCGGGCAGGCGGGCGCGCCCGCCAAGCCCGGGCCGCCGGTCGCCGATGTCACCTCCGGGTTGTACGCGGCGTTGTCGATCCTGGCCACGTTGTGCGGGCAGCAACGGCGTGGCGGGCGTGGCGCGGCGATCAGCGTGAGCCTGTTCGACACCATGGCCGAGGTCATGGGTTACCACCTCACCTACACCCGGCACTCGGGCGTCGATCAGCAGCCGCTCGGTATGAGTTCGCCCGCGGTGGCACCGTATGGTGCCTATCCGACCGCTGACGGGCAGACCGTGGTACTCGGCACGACGAATGACAGCGAATGGCAGCGTCTTGCGCGCGAATTGCTGCGGCGTCCCGACCTCGCCGAGGATGCGCGGTTTCGGACCAATCCCGACCGCGTTCGGCATCGGCAGGTGCTCGACGGCGAGATCGGCGACTGGTGTGCGCGCCATGATCTCGGGCACGTGCAGAAGGCAGCGGACGCGGCAGGAATCGGCAACGCCCGCTACAACCTGCCGAGCGAAGTACTGGTACACCCGCAGCTGACCACCCGCGATCGCTGGCGCAGTATCGACAGCCCCGTAGGTCCGATCCCGGCGCTGCTGCCGCCGCCGATCATCGCCGGTTTCGAGCCGCCCATGGGGGCGGTGCCCGCGCTCGGGCAGCACACCAACGCGGTGCTCACCGAACTCGGACTTTCCGACGACGAAATCACCTGGTTGCGCGTGCAGGGTGCGATCGGGCCGGCCTACCACTGA